One part of the Thermanaeromonas sp. C210 genome encodes these proteins:
- the sigI gene encoding RNA polymerase sigma factor SigI: MQPETDPNRLLSLARQGDNLAREELIRKFTPFILKIASRLSGRFIRLGEDDEASIGLMAFNEAIDNFNPEKGISFLTLAETIIRRRLVDHFRREKRHRQNIPLSALDQAPGQGGGGMVAGIEDYTLVAELEDRRREVIRYQQDLAHYGITFADLVRGSPRHRDARERALACARVIADNPVFRCHLQEKHELPLKALEKELDTSRKTLERHRKYIIAAAVIMMGQYEYLQEYLGWKRGGEGCGLR; the protein is encoded by the coding sequence TTGCAGCCGGAAACAGACCCCAACCGGCTTCTTTCTTTGGCTCGCCAAGGGGATAATCTGGCCAGGGAAGAGCTCATCCGGAAGTTTACCCCCTTTATCTTGAAGATCGCCTCCCGGTTGAGCGGCCGTTTTATCCGTCTGGGCGAAGATGACGAGGCCAGCATCGGGCTTATGGCCTTCAACGAAGCCATTGATAACTTCAACCCGGAAAAGGGTATTTCTTTTTTAACCCTGGCCGAGACCATTATCCGCCGCCGGCTGGTCGATCATTTCCGCCGCGAAAAGCGGCACCGGCAGAATATCCCGCTGTCCGCCCTGGACCAAGCTCCGGGACAGGGAGGGGGCGGTATGGTGGCCGGGATCGAGGATTATACGCTGGTGGCCGAGCTGGAGGACCGGAGACGGGAGGTCATCCGCTACCAGCAGGATCTGGCCCATTACGGGATTACCTTTGCCGACCTGGTGAGGGGTAGCCCCCGCCACCGAGATGCCAGGGAGCGGGCGCTGGCCTGTGCCCGGGTGATCGCGGACAACCCGGTTTTCCGGTGCCATTTGCAGGAAAAGCACGAGCTCCCTTTAAAGGCCCTCGAAAAGGAGCTGGACACCAGCCGGAAGACGCTGGAGCGCCACCGCAAGTACATTATTGCCGCCGCCGTGATAATGATGGGGCAATATGAGTATCTCCAGGAATATTTAGGTTGGAAGAGAGGAGGTGAGGGGTGTGGCCTGCGCTGA
- a CDS encoding anti-sigma factor domain-containing protein produces MACAERGVVLEVRGRKAIVLTPEGEFRRVRLAVPLPEVGEEIMLPPKASRGIPWYRVVVAAAALLFIALVVPWTGNLFGGPREVAYYISVDINPSIELAADRRERVMEARAFNPEGEDLLEGLRLEKVEVQRAVAELAREAVRRGYYRAQEEGVLLLAVVPATDAEEGLEAGESLAARLTTTAEKALEENRIIPVVQAATMKPALREQASRAGLSSGKYAVLLESLAQGVDVSGESLKQERILDVLRKSGADWQEILRSLGGRNNLEEKERRVKPLLEKALGSKVDYDPEAAGRAEGRREEVGDGLRGNLVKSSPGTPARTDGAEMGNDAPKGGKRENWVWEAEDSRPAEAGNTAEDKERPVEETGRKKAPRGGEGGKGRGSPPPREKEPRGWPGKNERPAR; encoded by the coding sequence GTGGCCTGCGCTGAAAGGGGCGTGGTTTTAGAGGTACGGGGCAGGAAGGCTATTGTTCTCACCCCTGAAGGCGAGTTTCGCCGGGTACGCCTTGCCGTACCTTTGCCCGAAGTAGGGGAAGAAATCATGCTGCCCCCTAAAGCATCCCGTGGAATTCCGTGGTATAGGGTGGTAGTTGCGGCTGCGGCTTTATTGTTTATAGCTCTGGTAGTCCCCTGGACCGGTAACCTCTTCGGCGGGCCCCGGGAAGTAGCTTATTACATCAGCGTGGATATCAACCCGAGCATAGAGCTGGCCGCCGACAGACGGGAAAGGGTTATGGAGGCCCGGGCCTTCAACCCGGAGGGGGAAGATCTCCTGGAGGGCCTGCGTTTAGAGAAGGTCGAAGTCCAGAGGGCTGTAGCGGAATTGGCTCGGGAAGCCGTTAGAAGGGGCTATTACCGGGCCCAAGAGGAAGGGGTACTGTTGCTGGCTGTGGTTCCCGCCACCGACGCAGAGGAAGGATTGGAGGCCGGTGAGAGCCTCGCTGCCCGGCTGACGACGACGGCCGAAAAGGCGCTGGAAGAGAACCGGATTATACCGGTAGTGCAGGCGGCCACTATGAAGCCTGCCTTGCGGGAGCAAGCTTCGCGGGCCGGTCTTTCCTCCGGCAAATACGCCGTGTTGCTGGAGTCCCTGGCCCAGGGGGTGGACGTGAGCGGCGAGAGCCTTAAGCAGGAGAGGATTCTAGATGTGTTACGGAAGTCGGGGGCTGACTGGCAGGAGATCCTGCGCTCCCTGGGAGGACGTAATAATCTTGAGGAAAAGGAGAGAAGGGTAAAGCCCCTCCTGGAGAAAGCCCTGGGCTCAAAGGTCGACTACGATCCCGAGGCAGCCGGGCGGGCCGAAGGGAGACGGGAAGAGGTCGGTGACGGATTGCGCGGTAATCTTGTAAAGTCATCGCCGGGCACCCCGGCGCGCACCGACGGCGCGGAAATGGGGAATGACGCCCCAAAGGGAGGAAAGCGGGAGAACTGGGTATGGGAGGCCGAGGACTCCAGGCCTGCAGAGGCAGGCAATACTGCGGAAGATAAGGAGAGGCCGGTGGAGGAGACCGGTCGTAAGAAAGCCCCCCGCGGAGGAGAAGGGGGCAAGGGCAGGGGGAGCCCCCCTCCGAGGGAAAAGGAGCCCCGGGGTTGGCCGGGGAAAAATGAAAGACCGGCGCGGTGA
- a CDS encoding SpoIID/LytB domain-containing protein, which produces MGRKTLRGGILFLFLLTVTLLPSPAGAGDPDSPSIRVLLDRGLSRVSFEAVQGSYRLVDGQGKELARPGTGESWEVRLEEGQLRLFKEGQALPPVRVGRVEFKPADEKASNLFKYQGKRYRGSLRILYEGTGLAAINSLDVEQYLYGVVGAEMGTGAGLEALKAQAVVSRTFALSRVRPAAPYDVTDDTSTQVYDGYEAEVVPGADKVKQAVDSTRGQVIYYDGKLIEAYFHSNAGGHTEDSENVWSAALPYLRGVPSPEDEHALQYSGWPADTYRWTLSLTREEIQRRVEAWLERTGQKTEIGQVRELVVSRQRSDGSGPTISGRATRLDIIGDRSAVSAYRDGIRSVLGLRSTLFTLETDSTVAVVDARGNRRELSYGGELVAVGAKGAPDAVNGAAGEYVVAGRDGSRTVPKVFRQVVIQGRGNGHGLGLSQWGARGMAAKGYSYREIIEHYYNQDRRDGKLVVAPFAGR; this is translated from the coding sequence TTGGGCAGGAAGACTTTACGGGGAGGAATTCTTTTTCTTTTCCTGTTGACGGTTACCCTCTTACCTTCTCCGGCGGGGGCGGGTGACCCGGACTCCCCATCCATAAGGGTACTCCTGGATAGAGGCCTTAGCCGGGTTAGTTTTGAGGCGGTTCAGGGCAGCTACCGGCTGGTGGACGGACAGGGAAAGGAGCTCGCCCGGCCCGGCACGGGTGAGTCCTGGGAGGTCAGGCTGGAAGAAGGCCAGTTAAGACTTTTCAAGGAGGGGCAGGCTTTGCCCCCCGTAAGGGTCGGAAGGGTGGAGTTTAAACCGGCGGACGAGAAAGCCTCGAATCTCTTTAAATACCAGGGGAAGCGCTACCGGGGAAGCCTCCGGATCCTTTATGAGGGGACGGGGCTGGCGGCCATTAATAGTTTGGATGTGGAACAGTATCTTTACGGAGTAGTGGGGGCCGAGATGGGTACCGGTGCCGGACTGGAAGCCCTCAAAGCTCAAGCCGTAGTTTCCCGCACTTTTGCCTTAAGCAGGGTGAGGCCGGCGGCCCCTTATGATGTAACCGATGATACCTCTACTCAGGTCTATGACGGCTATGAAGCCGAAGTGGTCCCGGGCGCTGACAAGGTAAAGCAGGCCGTGGATTCCACGCGCGGACAAGTTATTTATTATGACGGCAAGCTCATTGAAGCTTACTTCCATTCCAATGCCGGGGGACATACAGAGGACAGCGAAAACGTATGGTCCGCGGCCTTGCCCTACCTGCGGGGCGTCCCTTCCCCGGAGGACGAGCATGCCCTCCAGTACAGCGGGTGGCCCGCTGATACTTACAGGTGGACCCTTAGCCTGACCAGGGAAGAGATCCAGAGGAGGGTAGAGGCCTGGTTAGAGAGGACGGGCCAGAAAACCGAGATAGGGCAAGTGAGGGAACTGGTAGTCTCCCGGCAGAGGTCGGACGGGAGCGGGCCCACGATATCCGGGCGGGCAACGCGGCTGGATATAATAGGCGATAGGAGCGCGGTGTCGGCCTACCGGGACGGCATACGGTCGGTTCTCGGGCTGCGCAGCACCTTATTTACCCTGGAGACGGATTCTACCGTGGCCGTGGTGGACGCAAGGGGGAATAGGCGGGAGCTAAGCTACGGCGGCGAACTGGTGGCGGTGGGGGCTAAGGGCGCCCCGGATGCGGTGAACGGCGCGGCGGGCGAATACGTGGTAGCCGGCCGGGACGGGAGCCGCACGGTGCCCAAGGTATTTCGGCAGGTAGTTATTCAGGGCCGCGGTAACGGTCACGGCCTGGGTCTGAGCCAGTGGGGGGCCAGGGGGATGGCCGCGAAGGGGTATAGTTACCGGGAGATAATTGAACACTATTATAACCAGGACCGCCGGGACGGAAAACTGGTGGTTGCACCTTTTGCGGGGAGATAG
- the queA gene encoding tRNA preQ1(34) S-adenosylmethionine ribosyltransferase-isomerase QueA: MRVEEFDYYLPPELIAQEPVEPRDSSRLLVLHRRDGRLEHRRFYDLPQYLEKGDILVLNDTRVIPARLFGRKAGTGGRVEVLLLSPLGGDRWETLVRPGRRVPPGTRLIFGQGELEARVLSTTDEGGRVLEFAYRGSWEDILARLGRVPLPPYIRRELPDPERYQTVYARHPGSAAAPTAGLHFTPRLLEKIREKGVEVASILLHVGLGTFRPVKEETVEKHRMHAEYYIVLPETAEAINKARARGGRVVAVGTTVVRTLETVATPEGRISPGEGYTDLFIYPGYSFKAVDCLITNFHLPRSTLLMLVSAFAGREKILQAYRVAVEEGYRFFSFGDAMLIL; encoded by the coding sequence ATGCGCGTAGAGGAGTTCGATTATTATCTGCCCCCGGAATTAATAGCCCAGGAACCGGTGGAGCCGCGGGATAGCTCGCGGCTCCTAGTGTTGCACCGCCGGGACGGGCGCCTGGAGCACCGCCGTTTCTATGACCTGCCGCAATACCTGGAAAAGGGAGATATTCTAGTGCTAAACGATACCCGGGTCATACCGGCTCGCTTATTCGGCAGGAAGGCGGGAACGGGAGGCCGGGTAGAGGTGCTCCTCCTGAGCCCTCTGGGAGGGGACCGGTGGGAGACCCTGGTGCGGCCCGGCCGCCGGGTACCGCCCGGTACCCGGCTTATTTTCGGTCAAGGAGAGCTGGAGGCCCGGGTGTTGTCTACCACCGACGAAGGTGGACGGGTACTGGAATTCGCCTATCGGGGAAGCTGGGAGGATATCTTGGCCAGGCTGGGACGGGTGCCCTTGCCCCCGTACATCCGGCGGGAACTGCCGGATCCCGAGCGCTACCAGACGGTCTACGCCCGGCATCCCGGTTCGGCGGCAGCCCCCACGGCGGGCCTCCACTTTACCCCCCGCCTGTTGGAAAAAATAAGGGAAAAGGGGGTGGAAGTGGCTTCGATTCTACTGCACGTCGGCCTCGGTACCTTCCGCCCGGTGAAGGAAGAAACGGTGGAAAAACACCGCATGCATGCCGAATACTATATTGTTTTGCCGGAAACGGCCGAGGCCATCAACAAGGCCCGGGCCCGGGGCGGACGGGTGGTGGCCGTGGGGACCACGGTAGTCCGTACCCTGGAAACGGTGGCCACCCCGGAGGGCAGGATATCCCCGGGAGAGGGATATACGGATCTTTTTATATATCCTGGTTACTCCTTTAAGGCGGTTGACTGCCTAATTACTAACTTCCATTTACCCCGTTCCACCCTCCTCATGCTGGTGAGCGCCTTCGCGGGGCGGGAGAAGATCCTCCAGGCCTACCGGGTGGCCGTAGAAGAGGGTTATCGGTTTTTCAGCTTTGGTGACGCCATGCTAATCCTCTGA
- the tgt gene encoding tRNA guanosine(34) transglycosylase Tgt → MAAVTFEVLREEKTFGARLGRLVTPHGVVHTPVFMPVGTQATVKTMTPEEVVELGAEIILSNTYHLYLRPGAEIIREAGGLHKFMNWHRPILTDSGGFQVFSLSPLREIRPDGVVFRSHLDGSTHFMGPEESMAVQEALGSDIAMAFDECVAYPATYEEVEAGVERTTRWAERCLEVHRRKDQALFGIIQGGTFPELRRRSAREITSLDFPGYGIGGLSVGEPKDVMYRILEELRPLLPEDRPRYLMGVGSPDCLIEGVKRGIDMFDCVLPTRIARNGTVLTSRGKLVVRNASYARDFRPLDPECDCYACRNFSRAYIRHLLKANEVLGLRLTTIHNLHFSLRLMERIRRAIAEDCLEDMAREFYARYNSTGENL, encoded by the coding sequence ATGGCTGCTGTTACCTTTGAGGTACTTAGAGAGGAGAAGACCTTCGGGGCCCGGTTGGGCCGTCTGGTTACCCCCCACGGGGTAGTCCACACCCCGGTTTTTATGCCGGTGGGCACCCAGGCCACGGTTAAAACCATGACCCCGGAAGAAGTGGTGGAGCTGGGAGCGGAGATCATCCTCAGCAATACATATCACCTGTATCTACGGCCGGGGGCGGAAATTATCAGGGAGGCCGGGGGATTGCACAAGTTTATGAACTGGCACCGGCCCATCCTGACGGACAGCGGGGGGTTTCAGGTTTTTAGCCTTTCCCCGCTGCGGGAGATCCGACCTGACGGCGTGGTCTTCCGTTCCCACCTGGACGGCTCCACCCATTTTATGGGGCCGGAAGAATCCATGGCGGTGCAGGAAGCCCTGGGTTCGGATATAGCCATGGCCTTTGACGAGTGCGTGGCCTATCCCGCCACTTATGAGGAGGTCGAAGCCGGAGTAGAACGCACGACCCGGTGGGCCGAGCGCTGCCTGGAGGTGCACCGCCGGAAGGACCAGGCCCTTTTCGGGATCATCCAGGGAGGGACCTTCCCCGAACTCCGGCGGCGCAGCGCAAGGGAAATTACCTCCCTGGACTTCCCTGGCTATGGTATTGGAGGCTTGAGTGTAGGGGAACCTAAGGATGTGATGTACAGGATCCTGGAAGAGCTGCGGCCCCTGCTGCCCGAGGACCGGCCGCGCTACCTTATGGGAGTGGGCTCGCCGGACTGCCTTATAGAGGGAGTAAAAAGGGGCATCGACATGTTTGATTGCGTGCTGCCTACGCGTATTGCCCGCAACGGCACGGTACTTACCAGCCGGGGCAAATTGGTGGTACGCAATGCTTCCTATGCCCGGGACTTCAGACCCCTGGACCCCGAATGCGACTGCTATGCCTGCCGGAATTTTTCGCGGGCTTACATTCGACACCTCCTCAAGGCCAACGAGGTCTTAGGTCTAAGGCTAACGACCATTCACAACTTGCACTTTTCCCTCCGCTTAATGGAGCGCATCCGTAGGGCCATAGCCGAGGACTGTCTGGAGGATATGGCCCGGGAATTCTATGCCCGCTACAACAGCACGGGAGAAAATTTATAA